A DNA window from Hydrogenophaga taeniospiralis contains the following coding sequences:
- the fur gene encoding ferric iron uptake transcriptional regulator, protein MTNIDELKSTGLKATLPRLKILEVFQNAKQRHMTAEDVFRVLLDERSDIGLATVYRVLMQFEQAGLLTRSNFESGKAVYELNEGQHHDHLVCLDCGRVEEFFDSEIEKRQQMVAKTRGFILQEHALSLYANCSKPDCPHRHNNPGHR, encoded by the coding sequence ATGACCAATATCGATGAACTGAAAAGCACGGGACTCAAGGCCACCCTGCCACGGCTGAAGATTCTGGAAGTCTTCCAGAACGCCAAGCAGCGCCACATGACGGCCGAGGATGTGTTCCGTGTCCTGCTGGACGAGCGCTCCGACATCGGGCTGGCCACGGTCTACCGCGTCCTCATGCAATTCGAACAGGCCGGCCTGCTCACGCGCAGCAACTTTGAGTCGGGCAAGGCGGTCTACGAACTCAACGAAGGCCAGCACCACGATCACCTGGTCTGCCTGGACTGCGGCCGGGTCGAGGAATTTTTTGATTCGGAAATTGAAAAACGCCAGCAGATGGTGGCCAAGACCCGCGGCTTCATCCTGCAGGAGCACGCGCTCTCGCTGTACGCCAATTGCAGCAAGCCCGACTGCCCTCACCGGCACAACAACCCGGGGCATCGCTGA
- a CDS encoding outer membrane protein assembly factor BamE codes for MHQHTPFPPSHPGPRQKPRHLVRVLCALAGAAALSACGSVGDKLPSVGSLVTPYKIDILQGNVVTREQAQALQPGMSRSQVRDLLGSPLLTSVFHADRWDYVFTFRRQGQSPQQRKVALFFKGDVLERFEADELPSEADFVASLDVRRKSDKVPVLKATEEQLKKFQENNPESKSDTAPAAPTAAPATSYPPLETPGASR; via the coding sequence ATGCACCAACACACCCCCTTCCCACCGTCCCACCCGGGCCCGCGACAGAAGCCCCGCCACTTGGTGCGGGTGCTGTGCGCGCTCGCGGGAGCCGCCGCGTTGTCCGCCTGTGGCAGCGTCGGGGACAAACTGCCTTCGGTGGGGAGCCTGGTCACGCCGTACAAGATCGACATCCTCCAGGGCAACGTGGTCACGCGCGAACAGGCCCAGGCGCTGCAGCCGGGCATGTCCCGTTCCCAGGTACGCGATCTGCTCGGTTCGCCCTTGTTGACCAGCGTTTTCCATGCCGATCGCTGGGACTACGTGTTCACCTTCCGCCGGCAGGGGCAATCGCCCCAGCAGCGCAAGGTGGCGCTGTTTTTCAAAGGGGATGTGCTGGAGCGCTTCGAGGCCGATGAGCTGCCCAGCGAGGCCGACTTCGTGGCTTCGCTCGATGTGCGCCGCAAGTCCGACAAGGTCCCCGTGCTCAAAGCCACCGAAGAGCAGTTGAAGAAGTTCCAGGAAAACAACCCCGAGTCCAAGAGCGACACCGCGCCCGCTGCGCCGACCGCCGCACCGGCCACCAGCTATCCGCCACTGGAAACCCCGGGGGCGTCCCGGTGA
- the dapB gene encoding 4-hydroxy-tetrahydrodipicolinate reductase: MSAASQGLHRVCVAGASGRMGHMLVEAVRDSADCVLSGALDRAGSSAVGQDAGAFAGHTTGVVISADLGAGLSGSQFLIDFTRPEGTLAHLRECVKHGVNVVIGTTGFSEAQKVEIAEAAQQIAIVMAPNMSVGVNVTLKLLEMAAKALSTGYDIEIIEAHHRHKVDAPSGTALKMGEVIAGALGRDLKDCAVYAREGVTGERDPSSIGFATIRGGDIVGDHTVLFAGTGERIEVTHKSSSRVTYAQGSLRAVRFLADKRSGLYDMFDVLGLR; encoded by the coding sequence GTGAGCGCCGCGTCTCAGGGACTGCACCGCGTATGTGTCGCCGGTGCCAGCGGGCGCATGGGGCATATGCTGGTCGAGGCCGTGCGTGACAGCGCGGACTGCGTGCTCAGCGGTGCGCTGGACAGGGCGGGCAGCTCCGCTGTTGGCCAGGATGCGGGGGCCTTCGCGGGACACACGACGGGCGTGGTCATCAGTGCCGATCTCGGTGCCGGGCTCTCGGGCAGCCAGTTCCTGATCGACTTCACGCGACCGGAAGGGACATTGGCGCACCTGCGCGAATGCGTGAAGCACGGGGTCAACGTGGTGATCGGTACCACCGGTTTCAGCGAGGCGCAGAAGGTCGAGATCGCCGAAGCCGCGCAGCAGATCGCCATCGTGATGGCGCCCAACATGAGCGTGGGCGTGAATGTCACGCTCAAGCTGTTGGAGATGGCTGCCAAGGCGCTGTCCACCGGCTACGACATCGAGATCATCGAAGCGCACCATCGGCACAAGGTGGACGCGCCCAGCGGTACCGCGCTCAAGATGGGTGAGGTGATCGCCGGCGCACTGGGCCGCGATCTGAAGGACTGCGCGGTCTATGCCCGCGAGGGTGTGACCGGCGAGCGCGATCCGTCAAGCATCGGTTTTGCCACCATCCGGGGGGGCGACATCGTGGGCGACCACACGGTGCTGTTTGCCGGGACGGGCGAGCGCATCGAGGTCACGCACAAGTCCAGCAGCCGGGTCACCTACGCCCAGGGCAGCCTGCGCGCGGTGCGTTTCCTGGCGGACAAGCGCAGTGGTCTGTACGACATGTTTGATGTGCTCGGCCTGCGCTGA
- a CDS encoding MotA/TolQ/ExbB proton channel family protein has protein sequence MGVWQSVMQGDAISRSVALLLLSMSVASWVVILWKAWMLRRAVSDVRLSTAAFWQAAHLDDAQQRLSTFDAQRLVLPLLQAARTIEQAMPQTLAAAGDRSQQLTRVLRDALHRVLHRLQFGQVLLATVGSTAPFVGLLGTVWGIYNALIAIGEDGRFRIEQVSGPVGEALVMTAAGLAVAIPAVLAYNVLGRQIARIEADLEGFARDLRELLLHKEPTL, from the coding sequence TTGGGTGTCTGGCAAAGTGTGATGCAGGGTGACGCGATCAGTCGCAGCGTGGCCCTGCTGTTGCTGTCCATGTCGGTGGCGAGCTGGGTGGTGATCCTCTGGAAGGCCTGGATGCTGCGCCGCGCCGTGTCCGACGTGCGCCTCTCCACGGCGGCGTTCTGGCAGGCGGCGCATCTGGACGACGCGCAGCAGCGCCTGTCCACGTTTGACGCGCAACGCCTGGTGTTGCCGCTGTTGCAGGCCGCGCGGACCATCGAGCAGGCCATGCCCCAGACACTGGCTGCGGCGGGCGATCGGTCTCAGCAGCTCACCCGTGTGCTGCGCGATGCCCTGCACCGGGTGTTGCACCGGTTGCAGTTTGGCCAAGTGTTGTTGGCCACCGTGGGGTCCACCGCACCCTTCGTGGGTTTGCTGGGCACGGTCTGGGGCATTTACAACGCCCTCATCGCCATCGGGGAAGACGGCCGTTTTCGCATCGAGCAGGTGTCCGGCCCCGTGGGCGAAGCGCTGGTGATGACCGCCGCCGGTCTTGCCGTCGCGATTCCCGCTGTGCTGGCCTATAACGTGCTGGGTCGCCAGATCGCACGCATCGAGGCCGATCTGGAAGGTTTTGCGCGCGATCTGCGCGAACTGCTCCTGCACAAGGAGCCCACCCTGTGA